Proteins from a genomic interval of Gossypium hirsutum isolate 1008001.06 chromosome A09, Gossypium_hirsutum_v2.1, whole genome shotgun sequence:
- the LOC107935146 gene encoding ISWI chromatin-remodeling complex ATPase CHR11 isoform X2: protein MAKLSKPTSSDEALSDGSSSSEEERIDDQINGDEDDEEELEAVARSAGASDEDEDDDAAPDANADDAYEYESNGAEPDISKREKERLKEMEKLKKQKIQEILDAQNAAIDADMNNKGKGRLKYLLQQTELFAHFSKGEQSSSQKKVKGRGRHSSKVTEEEEDEEYLKEEEDGLSGNTRLVTQPTCIQGKMRDYQLAGLNWLIRLYENGINGILADEMGLGKTLQTISLLGYLHEYRGITGPHMVVAPKSTLGNWVNEIRRFCPVLRTVKFLGNPEERRYIREELLVAGKFDVCVTSFEMAIKEKSALRRFSWRYIVIDEAHRIKNENSLLSKTMRLYNTNYRLLITGTPLQNNLHELWALLNFLLPEIFSSAETFDEWFQISGENEAQEVVQQLHKVLRPFLLRRLKSDVEKGLPPKKETILKVGMSQMQKHYYRALLQKDLEVVNAGGERKRLLNIAMQLRKCCNHPYLFQGAEPGPPYTTGDHLITNAGKMVLLDKLLPKLKERDSRVLIFSQMTRLLDILEDYLMFRGYLYCRIDGNTGGEDRDASIEAFNKPGSEKFVFLLSTRAGGLGINLATADVVILYDSDWNPQVDLQAQDRAHRIGQKKEVQVFRFCTEYTIEEKVIERAYKKLALDALVIQQGRLAEQKTVNKDELLQMVRFGAEMVFSSKDSTITDEDIDRIIAKGEAATAELDAKMKKFTEDAIKFKMDDTAELYDFDDEKDENKFDFKKIATENWIEPPKRERKRNYSESEYFKQTLRQGGPAKPKEPRIPRMPQLHDFQFFNTQRLSDLYEKEVRYLMQTHQKNQIKDSIDEAEPEGGDPLTAEELEEKEQLLEEGFSSWSRRDFNTFIRACEKYGRNDIKSIASEMEGKTEEEVQRYAKVFKERYKELNDYDRIIKNIERGEARISRKDEIKKAIGKKLDRYKNPWLEMKIQYGQNKGKLYNEECDRFMICMVHKLGYGNWEELKAAFRMSPLFRFDWFVKSRTTQELARRCDTLIRLVEKENQEYDERERQARKEKKLAKNMTPSKRGGRQPIESPAQPKKPKHF, encoded by the exons ATGGCGAAGTTATCGAAACCGACGTCGTCCGATGAAGCATTATCCGATGGTTCCAGTTCATCGGAAGAAGAGAGGATTGACGATCAGATCAACGGCGATGAAGACGATGAAGAAGAGCTCGAAGCCGTCGCTCGTTCCGCCGGTGCTTCCGATGAAGACGAAGATGATGACGCTGCACCTGATGCAAACGCGGATGATGCTTACGAG TATGAGTCTAACGGGGCTGAACCAGATATTAGTAAGCGAGAAAAGGAGaggttaaaagaaatggagaaactAAAGAAGCAGAAGATTCAGGAAATATTGGATGCTCAAAATGCCGCCATTGATGCTGATATG AATAACAAGGGGAAGGGGCGTTTGAAGTATCTTTTGCAGCAGACGGAGTTGTTTGCTCATTTTTCTAAAGGTGAACAATCATCATCGCAAAAGAAGGTGAAAGGAAG GGGACGTCATTCATCAAAAGTAACcgaggaggaagaagatgaagagtaCCTCAAGGAGGAAGAAGATGGTTTGTCTGGAAACACGCGATTGGTCACTCAACCTACTT GTATTCAAGGAAAAATGAGGGACTACCAACTTGCTGGTTTAAATTGGCTTATACGACTGTATGAGAATGGTATAAATGGAATTCTTGCTGATGAAATG gGTCTTGGGAAAACTTTGCAAACTATTTCTTTATTGGGCTATCTGCATGAGTACCGGGGAATTACTGGCCCTCACATGGTTGTTGCTCCAAAATCAACTCTCGGTAACTGGGTGAATGAAATTCGTCGATTCTGCCCAGTCCTGCGAACTGTAAAATTTCTTGGGAATCCTGAAGAAAGA AGATACATTCGTGAGGAGCTACTTGTTGCTGGGAAGTTTGATGTCTGTGTCACAAGTTTTGAGATGGCCATTAAGGAGAAGTCTGCCTTGCGCCGTTTTAGTTGGCGCTATATAGTTATTGATGAAGCCCATCGGATCAAGAATGAGAATTCACTTCTTTCAAAAACAATGAGGCTCTACAACACTAATTACCGTCTTCTTATTACTGGTACTCCACTTCAG AATAATCTCCATGAGCTCTGGGCTCTTCTTAACTTTCTACTGCCAGAGATTTTTAGTTCGGCTGAAACTTTTGATGAGTGGTTTCAGATTTCTGGTGAAAATGAAGCGCAGGAAGTTGTTCAACAACTTCACAAG GTTCTTCGGCCATTTCTCCTTCGAAGATTGAAATCAGATGTTGAAAAAGGTTTGCCTCCCAAAAAGGAAACTATCCTGAAAGTAGGAATGTCCCAGATGCAGAAACATTACTACAGGGCTTTGCTGCAAAAAGATCTTGAAGTTGTTAATGCTGGTGGAGAGCGTAAGCGTCTTCTGAACATTGCAATGCAGCTGCGTAAATGCTGTAATCACCCATATCTTTTTCAAGGTGCTGAACCTGGACCTCCATATACTACAGGGGACCATCTTATAACCAATGCTG GCAAAATGGTTCTCTTGGACAAGCTACTGCCAAAGCTAAAGGAGCGTGATTCTAGAGTTCTGATATTTTCTCAG ATGACAAGGTTGCTGGATATTCTTGAAGATTATTTGATGTTCCGTGGGTACCTGTATTGTCGGATTGATGGTAATACGGGTGGAGAAGACCGTGATGCTTCTATTGAAGCCTTTAATAAGCCAGGAAGTGAGAAATTTGTTTTCTTGTTATCAACTAGAGCTGGAGGTCTTGGTATTAATCTTGCTACAGCAGATGTTGTCATCCTTTATGATAGTGACTG GAATCCACAAGTTGATCTGCAAGCACAGGATCGTGCTCATAGAATTGGTCAAAAGAAGGAAGTTCAAGTGTTTCGCTTTTGCACGGAG TACACTATTGAGGAAAAGGTGATAGAGAGGGCCTACAAAAAGCTTGCCCTAGATGCTCTGGTTATTCAACAAGGACGATTAGCAGAGCAGAAGA CTGTTAACAAAGATGAGTTGCTTCAAATGGTGAGATTTGGTGCTGAAATGGTCTTTAGTTCCAAGGATAGCACAATTACAGATGAAGACATTGATAGAATCATTGCCAAAGGAGAAGCAGCAACAGCTGAACTTGATGCCAAGATGAAGAAATTTACAGAGGATGCTATTAAATTTAAGATGGATGATA CTGCTGAATtgtatgattttgatgatgaaaaG GATGAAAACAAGTTTGACTTCAAGAAAATTGCAACTGAAAATTGGATTGAGCCTCCAAAAAGAGAGCGAAAGCGGAA TTACTCAGAATCTGAGTACTTTAAACAAACCCTGCGCCAAGGTGGTCCAGCAAAACCAAAGGAACCTCGAATTCCTCGCATGCCTCAACT GCATGATTTCCAGTTTTTTAACACTCAGAGGCTAAGTGACTTGTATGAGAAAGAAGTGCGCTATCTTATG CAAACCCATCAGAAGAATCAGATAAAGGATTCAATTGATGAGGCTGAACCTGAAG GTGGAGATCCACTAACTGCTGAAGAATTGGAAGAAAAGGAACAACTATTAGAAGAG GGGTTTTCTTCATGGAGCAGAAGAGATTTCAATACTTTCATAAGAGCTTGTGAGAAGTATGGACGAAATGATATAAAAAGTATTGCTTCAGAAATGGAAGGCAAAACTGAGGAGGAAGTTCAACGATATGCTAAAGTTTTTAAAGAACGATACAAGGAGTTAAATG ATTATGATAGGATAATAAAGAACATTGAAAGAGGGGAAGCCAGAATCTCTAGAAAAGATGAGATCAAGAAAGCAATTGGCAAGAAATTGGATCGCTACAAGAATCCATGGCTGGAAATGAAGATCCAGTATGGTCAAAACAAAGGGAAGCTGTACAATGAAGAATGTGATCGGTTCATG ATATGTATGGTTCACAAGCTTGGATATGGGAATTGGGAGGAATTGAAGGCAGCATTCAGAATGTCTCCTTTGTTTCGATTTGATTGGTTCGTTAAGTCACGGACAACTCAAGAGCTGGCAAGGAGATGCGATACCCTCATCCGGTTGGTTGAGAAGGAAAATCAAGAATATGACGAGAGGGAGCGACAAGCCCGCAAGGAGAAGAAACTTGCCAAG AACATGACACCATCTAAGCGAGGTGGGAGGCAGCCGATTGAGAGTCCTGCTCAACCGAAGAAACCAAAACATTTTTAG
- the LOC107935146 gene encoding ISWI chromatin-remodeling complex ATPase CHR11 isoform X1 has translation MAKLSKPTSSDEALSDGSSSSEEERIDDQINGDEDDEEELEAVARSAGASDEDEDDDAAPDANADDAYEYESNGAEPDISKREKERLKEMEKLKKQKIQEILDAQNAAIDADMNNKGKGRLKYLLQQTELFAHFSKGEQSSSQKKVKGRGRHSSKVTEEEEDEEYLKEEEDGLSGNTRLVTQPTCIQGKMRDYQLAGLNWLIRLYENGINGILADEMGLGKTLQTISLLGYLHEYRGITGPHMVVAPKSTLGNWVNEIRRFCPVLRTVKFLGNPEERRYIREELLVAGKFDVCVTSFEMAIKEKSALRRFSWRYIVIDEAHRIKNENSLLSKTMRLYNTNYRLLITGTPLQNNLHELWALLNFLLPEIFSSAETFDEWFQISGENEAQEVVQQLHKVLRPFLLRRLKSDVEKGLPPKKETILKVGMSQMQKHYYRALLQKDLEVVNAGGERKRLLNIAMQLRKCCNHPYLFQGAEPGPPYTTGDHLITNAGKMVLLDKLLPKLKERDSRVLIFSQMTRLLDILEDYLMFRGYLYCRIDGNTGGEDRDASIEAFNKPGSEKFVFLLSTRAGGLGINLATADVVILYDSDWNPQVDLQAQDRAHRIGQKKEVQVFRFCTEYTIEEKVIERAYKKLALDALVIQQGRLAEQKTVNKDELLQMVRFGAEMVFSSKDSTITDEDIDRIIAKGEAATAELDAKMKKFTEDAIKFKMDDTAELYDFDDEKDENKFDFKKIATENWIEPPKRERKRNYSESEYFKQTLRQGGPAKPKEPRIPRMPQLHDFQFFNTQRLSDLYEKEVRYLMQTHQKNQIKDSIDEAEPEEGGDPLTAEELEEKEQLLEEGFSSWSRRDFNTFIRACEKYGRNDIKSIASEMEGKTEEEVQRYAKVFKERYKELNDYDRIIKNIERGEARISRKDEIKKAIGKKLDRYKNPWLEMKIQYGQNKGKLYNEECDRFMICMVHKLGYGNWEELKAAFRMSPLFRFDWFVKSRTTQELARRCDTLIRLVEKENQEYDERERQARKEKKLAKNMTPSKRGGRQPIESPAQPKKPKHF, from the exons ATGGCGAAGTTATCGAAACCGACGTCGTCCGATGAAGCATTATCCGATGGTTCCAGTTCATCGGAAGAAGAGAGGATTGACGATCAGATCAACGGCGATGAAGACGATGAAGAAGAGCTCGAAGCCGTCGCTCGTTCCGCCGGTGCTTCCGATGAAGACGAAGATGATGACGCTGCACCTGATGCAAACGCGGATGATGCTTACGAG TATGAGTCTAACGGGGCTGAACCAGATATTAGTAAGCGAGAAAAGGAGaggttaaaagaaatggagaaactAAAGAAGCAGAAGATTCAGGAAATATTGGATGCTCAAAATGCCGCCATTGATGCTGATATG AATAACAAGGGGAAGGGGCGTTTGAAGTATCTTTTGCAGCAGACGGAGTTGTTTGCTCATTTTTCTAAAGGTGAACAATCATCATCGCAAAAGAAGGTGAAAGGAAG GGGACGTCATTCATCAAAAGTAACcgaggaggaagaagatgaagagtaCCTCAAGGAGGAAGAAGATGGTTTGTCTGGAAACACGCGATTGGTCACTCAACCTACTT GTATTCAAGGAAAAATGAGGGACTACCAACTTGCTGGTTTAAATTGGCTTATACGACTGTATGAGAATGGTATAAATGGAATTCTTGCTGATGAAATG gGTCTTGGGAAAACTTTGCAAACTATTTCTTTATTGGGCTATCTGCATGAGTACCGGGGAATTACTGGCCCTCACATGGTTGTTGCTCCAAAATCAACTCTCGGTAACTGGGTGAATGAAATTCGTCGATTCTGCCCAGTCCTGCGAACTGTAAAATTTCTTGGGAATCCTGAAGAAAGA AGATACATTCGTGAGGAGCTACTTGTTGCTGGGAAGTTTGATGTCTGTGTCACAAGTTTTGAGATGGCCATTAAGGAGAAGTCTGCCTTGCGCCGTTTTAGTTGGCGCTATATAGTTATTGATGAAGCCCATCGGATCAAGAATGAGAATTCACTTCTTTCAAAAACAATGAGGCTCTACAACACTAATTACCGTCTTCTTATTACTGGTACTCCACTTCAG AATAATCTCCATGAGCTCTGGGCTCTTCTTAACTTTCTACTGCCAGAGATTTTTAGTTCGGCTGAAACTTTTGATGAGTGGTTTCAGATTTCTGGTGAAAATGAAGCGCAGGAAGTTGTTCAACAACTTCACAAG GTTCTTCGGCCATTTCTCCTTCGAAGATTGAAATCAGATGTTGAAAAAGGTTTGCCTCCCAAAAAGGAAACTATCCTGAAAGTAGGAATGTCCCAGATGCAGAAACATTACTACAGGGCTTTGCTGCAAAAAGATCTTGAAGTTGTTAATGCTGGTGGAGAGCGTAAGCGTCTTCTGAACATTGCAATGCAGCTGCGTAAATGCTGTAATCACCCATATCTTTTTCAAGGTGCTGAACCTGGACCTCCATATACTACAGGGGACCATCTTATAACCAATGCTG GCAAAATGGTTCTCTTGGACAAGCTACTGCCAAAGCTAAAGGAGCGTGATTCTAGAGTTCTGATATTTTCTCAG ATGACAAGGTTGCTGGATATTCTTGAAGATTATTTGATGTTCCGTGGGTACCTGTATTGTCGGATTGATGGTAATACGGGTGGAGAAGACCGTGATGCTTCTATTGAAGCCTTTAATAAGCCAGGAAGTGAGAAATTTGTTTTCTTGTTATCAACTAGAGCTGGAGGTCTTGGTATTAATCTTGCTACAGCAGATGTTGTCATCCTTTATGATAGTGACTG GAATCCACAAGTTGATCTGCAAGCACAGGATCGTGCTCATAGAATTGGTCAAAAGAAGGAAGTTCAAGTGTTTCGCTTTTGCACGGAG TACACTATTGAGGAAAAGGTGATAGAGAGGGCCTACAAAAAGCTTGCCCTAGATGCTCTGGTTATTCAACAAGGACGATTAGCAGAGCAGAAGA CTGTTAACAAAGATGAGTTGCTTCAAATGGTGAGATTTGGTGCTGAAATGGTCTTTAGTTCCAAGGATAGCACAATTACAGATGAAGACATTGATAGAATCATTGCCAAAGGAGAAGCAGCAACAGCTGAACTTGATGCCAAGATGAAGAAATTTACAGAGGATGCTATTAAATTTAAGATGGATGATA CTGCTGAATtgtatgattttgatgatgaaaaG GATGAAAACAAGTTTGACTTCAAGAAAATTGCAACTGAAAATTGGATTGAGCCTCCAAAAAGAGAGCGAAAGCGGAA TTACTCAGAATCTGAGTACTTTAAACAAACCCTGCGCCAAGGTGGTCCAGCAAAACCAAAGGAACCTCGAATTCCTCGCATGCCTCAACT GCATGATTTCCAGTTTTTTAACACTCAGAGGCTAAGTGACTTGTATGAGAAAGAAGTGCGCTATCTTATG CAAACCCATCAGAAGAATCAGATAAAGGATTCAATTGATGAGGCTGAACCTGAAG AAGGTGGAGATCCACTAACTGCTGAAGAATTGGAAGAAAAGGAACAACTATTAGAAGAG GGGTTTTCTTCATGGAGCAGAAGAGATTTCAATACTTTCATAAGAGCTTGTGAGAAGTATGGACGAAATGATATAAAAAGTATTGCTTCAGAAATGGAAGGCAAAACTGAGGAGGAAGTTCAACGATATGCTAAAGTTTTTAAAGAACGATACAAGGAGTTAAATG ATTATGATAGGATAATAAAGAACATTGAAAGAGGGGAAGCCAGAATCTCTAGAAAAGATGAGATCAAGAAAGCAATTGGCAAGAAATTGGATCGCTACAAGAATCCATGGCTGGAAATGAAGATCCAGTATGGTCAAAACAAAGGGAAGCTGTACAATGAAGAATGTGATCGGTTCATG ATATGTATGGTTCACAAGCTTGGATATGGGAATTGGGAGGAATTGAAGGCAGCATTCAGAATGTCTCCTTTGTTTCGATTTGATTGGTTCGTTAAGTCACGGACAACTCAAGAGCTGGCAAGGAGATGCGATACCCTCATCCGGTTGGTTGAGAAGGAAAATCAAGAATATGACGAGAGGGAGCGACAAGCCCGCAAGGAGAAGAAACTTGCCAAG AACATGACACCATCTAAGCGAGGTGGGAGGCAGCCGATTGAGAGTCCTGCTCAACCGAAGAAACCAAAACATTTTTAG
- the LOC107935147 gene encoding serine/threonine-protein kinase PBL27 produces MGGCFPCFGSSNKEANNNNNNGGTTVKELSKKDSTKDSSVPQSQHVNRDKSKSRNGSDSKRELPVVPKDGPMANIAAQTFTFRELAAATKNFRPECLLGEGGFGRVYKGRLESTGQVVAVKQLDRNGLQGNREFLVEVLMLSLLHHPNLVNLIGYCADGDQRLLVYEFMPLGSLEDHLHDLPPDKEPLDWNTRMKIAAGAAKGLEYLHDKANPPVIYRDLKSSNILLHEGFHPKLSDFGLAKLGPVGDKTHVSTRVMGTYGYCAPEYAMTGQLTLKSDVYSFGVVFLELITGRKAIDNTRAHGEHNLVAWARPLFKDRRKFPKMADPLLQGHYPMRGLYQALAVAAMCLQEQAATRPLIGDVVTALTYLASQTYDPNAPGNQSNRVGPSIPRPKEDGLDSPKEHSHRNSPDYRKRNHARESSTGEELGRNETSGGSGRKWGLDDSERHESHRDNPLNTSRPREHNRDLDRERAVAEAKVWGENLREKKRANAMGSFDGTND; encoded by the exons ATGGGTGGGTGTTTTCCTTGTTTTGGATCATCTAACAAGGAAgctaataacaataacaataatggtGGAACCACAGTTAAAGAACTGAGCAAGAAGGATTCAACTAAAGATAGCTCAGTTCCACAGTCTCAACATGTTAATAGag ATAAATCGAAATCTCGAAATGGTTCTGATTCTAAGAGGGAGCTACCTGTAGTGCCTAAAGATGGACCAATGGCGAATATTGCAGCACAAACATTCACTTTCCGAGAGCTTGCCGCCGCTACAAAGAACTTTAGACCGGAATGTCTATTAGGAGAAGGTGGTTTTGGACGTGTTTATAAAGGCCGGTTGGAGAGTACAGGACAG GTTGTTGCTGTCAAACAGCTCGATAGAAACGGCCTACAGGGAAATAGAGAATTTCTAGTCGAAGTTCTTATGCTTAGCCTCTTGCACCACCCAAACCTCGTCAACTTGATTGGTTATTGTGCTGACGGAGACCAACGCCTCCTTGTTTACGAGTTTATGCCTTTGGGTTCATTGGAGGATCACTTACACG ATCTTCCACCGGACAAGGAACCTTTGGACTGGAATACAAGAATGAAGATTGCAGCCGGTGCAGCCAAGGGATTGGAATACTTGCACGATAAAGCTAATCCTCCTGTTATATATAGGGACTTGAAATCATCCAACATCCTTCTTCATGAAGGATTTCACCCTAAATTATCGGATTTCGGGCTTGCAAAACTGGGACCCGTCGGTGACAAAACCCATGTGTCTACACGAGTGATGGGTACTTATGGTTATTGTGCGCCGGAATACGCGATGACCGGCCAACTTACCCTAAAGTCTGATGTGTATAGTTTCGGTGTGGTCTTTCTTGAGCTTATCACGGGGCGCAAGGCCATTGATAATACACGTGCTCATGGAGAGCATAATCTCGTTGCATGG GCACGGCCACTTTTCAAAGACCGTAGGAAGTTCCCAAAAATGGCTGACCCGTTACTCCAAGGTCATTATCCAATGCGAGGCTTGTACCAAGCTCTTGCAGTTGCTGCAATGTGTTTACAAGAACAAGCTGCTACAAGACCTCTAATAGGCGATGTTGTGACAGCCCTTACATACTTGGCATCACAAACCTACGACCCAAATGCTCCTGGCAATCAAAGTAACAGAGTTGGTCCATCGATTCCAAGACCCAAGGAAGATGGATTGGACAGCCCGAAAGAGCACAGCCATAGAAACTCACCTGATTACAGGAAGAGGAATCACGCTAGGGAATCAAGCACTGGAGAAGAGTTAGGTAGGAACGAAACCAGTGGTGGATCAGGAAGGAAATGGGGTTTAGATGATTCAGAACGGCACGAGTCTCACAGAGACAACCCTCTGAATACTTCAAGACCAAGGGAACATAATCGTGACCTTGACAGGGAACGCGCCGTTGCAGAGGCTAAAGTATGGGGTGAGAATTTGAGGGAGAAAAAACGAGCAAACGCAATGGGAAGCTTTGATGGTACAAACGACTAG
- the LOC107935166 gene encoding transcription factor bHLH148 — translation MESTTVTNPLPNSNSDRVRRKKKKKTSAAAATATLKTNQQRQNQNQSNNHTRWKSEAQQQIYSSKLIQALSQVNLNGNHSSPSAPRRGRAVREAADRALAVAAKGRTRWSRAILTSRVKLKFRKEKGQRSGSISAATVTGVIGRNRSRKQRFSVLKLKAKSVQRKVKVIGRLVPGCRKQPLPVILEEATDYIAALEMQVRAMSALADLLSGSGSATSSSPPTSQ, via the coding sequence ATGGAATCCACTACTGTAACGAATCCATTGCCGAACTCGAATTCCGACCGTGtcagaaggaagaagaaaaagaaaacatcagCAGCGGCGGCAACGGCGACGTTGAAGACGAATCAGCAGCGGCAGAACCAAAACCAGAGCAACAATCACACCAGATGGAAATCCGAGGCGCAGCAACAAATCTACTCTTCGAAGCTGATTCAAGCTTTGAGTCAAGTCAATCTCAACGGTAACCATTCTTCTCCTTCGGCTCCGCGTCGTGGACGAGCCGTTCGTGAAGCTGCTGATAGAGCTTTGGCTGTAGCGGCTAAAGGGAGGACGAGGTGGAGCCGTGCTATTTTGACGAGCCGTGTTAAGCTGAAGTTTAGGAAGGAGAAGGGACAGAGAAGTGGATCTATTTCTGCTGCGACGGTGACTGGCGTTATCGGTAGAAACCGGTCGAGGAAACAGAGATTTAGTGTTTTGAAATTGAAAGCGAAATCTGTCCAAAGGAAAGTCAAGGTTATTGGTCGGTTGGTTCCCGGTTGCCGGAAACAACCGTTACCGGTTATTCTCGAAGAAGCAACTGATTATATTGCCGCGCTTGAGATGCAGGTTCGCGCCATGAGCGCTCTTGCTGATTTGCTTTCTGGTTCCGGCTCCGCCACCTCTAGCTCACCGCCGACCAGCCAGTGA